In one window of Mobiluncus massiliensis DNA:
- a CDS encoding ABC transporter substrate-binding protein yields the protein MTSPFKKRHLSGLAAIAAACALTLSACGGGDAPKDNAGDKPGAGPTGTLNVFAAYDTTNWHPLNTSSALAVGANLQVVEGLYEFDYSDFTAHKALAKDDEPTKIDDTTYEVTLRDGAKFSDGTPVTSEDVVTSYKRIVDGEKDSSGTDVTSPYAAFITFIDSIEAKDDTTVTIKLNQPMEFLKTRLADIKVVPKDSTFDDMTSKPVGSGPYKYDSITDTTVDMSVNENYNGPNPATVEKIHYDCNRDSNARQTAALDGTTDVVEAVDPSGISDLEAAGWKVEGATGYGIGMIVFNTTKAPFNSNKTRQGVLTAIDKKTLIDTALVGAGTEPDSFLPEYNPMHKKAATQFTFDADKAKSLLKEGGAEGATVNVLTTTDTWIAAMGPQIKQNLEAVGLKVHLDSKASGDVWNNNVAQGDFDIVIAPGDASVFGADPGILTAGWFYSPLWMDERFRLSESDPAAAKALVDAMDAAGKATGDDAKTEWGKVQDAIAEQAAMYPLVFHTLYTGYKEDKVSNLTPIGVTGLQLIGVTVK from the coding sequence ATGACATCCCCCTTTAAGAAACGTCATCTGTCTGGCCTGGCGGCAATTGCAGCTGCTTGTGCCCTGACTCTGAGCGCTTGTGGCGGAGGCGATGCGCCGAAGGACAACGCTGGAGACAAACCGGGAGCCGGCCCCACCGGCACCCTCAACGTGTTCGCGGCTTATGACACGACTAACTGGCACCCTCTAAATACCTCCTCAGCTTTGGCTGTCGGGGCGAACCTACAGGTGGTAGAGGGTCTTTACGAGTTTGATTACTCTGATTTCACAGCTCATAAGGCTTTGGCAAAAGACGATGAGCCGACCAAGATCGACGATACGACTTACGAAGTCACGTTGCGTGACGGAGCCAAGTTCAGTGATGGAACTCCCGTTACCTCTGAGGATGTTGTAACTTCCTACAAGCGCATCGTGGACGGCGAAAAGGACTCTAGTGGAACCGATGTGACCAGCCCCTACGCGGCTTTCATCACTTTCATTGATTCTATCGAAGCCAAAGATGACACCACGGTGACGATTAAGCTCAATCAGCCGATGGAATTCCTCAAGACGCGTTTGGCTGACATCAAAGTCGTTCCCAAGGACTCCACCTTTGATGACATGACTTCCAAGCCGGTTGGTTCGGGCCCCTACAAGTACGATTCCATCACCGATACCACGGTGGACATGTCGGTCAATGAAAACTACAACGGACCGAACCCGGCCACGGTGGAAAAGATTCACTACGACTGCAACCGTGACTCTAACGCTCGGCAAACCGCGGCTTTGGACGGCACCACAGATGTCGTCGAAGCTGTTGACCCCTCTGGCATTTCCGATTTGGAAGCTGCTGGATGGAAGGTCGAAGGTGCGACCGGCTACGGTATCGGCATGATTGTGTTCAACACCACAAAGGCGCCGTTCAACTCCAACAAGACTCGTCAGGGCGTGCTGACCGCTATCGACAAGAAGACCCTGATTGATACCGCTTTGGTCGGAGCCGGTACGGAACCGGATTCTTTCTTGCCGGAATACAACCCGATGCACAAGAAAGCCGCGACGCAGTTTACTTTCGACGCGGATAAAGCCAAGTCCCTGCTTAAGGAAGGTGGCGCGGAAGGCGCGACTGTTAACGTGCTGACCACTACCGATACTTGGATTGCCGCTATGGGCCCCCAGATTAAACAGAACCTGGAAGCAGTGGGCTTGAAGGTACACCTCGACAGCAAGGCTTCCGGCGACGTGTGGAATAACAACGTCGCTCAAGGAGACTTTGACATCGTTATCGCTCCTGGCGATGCCTCGGTGTTCGGTGCCGACCCCGGCATTCTGACTGCGGGATGGTTCTACAGCCCGTTGTGGATGGACGAACGTTTCCGCTTGAGCGAGTCCGACCCGGCTGCCGCTAAGGCCCTGGTTGACGCGATGGATGCTGCCGGTAAAGCCACTGGCGATGATGCCAAGACCGAGTGGGGCAAGGTGCAGGACGCCATCGCTGAACAGGCGGCAATGTACCCGCTGGTGTTCCACACTCTGTACACCGGTTACAAGGAGGACAAGGTCAGCAACCTGACACCCATTGGGGTAACTGGCCTGCAGCTTATCGGCGTAACGGTTAAGTAA
- a CDS encoding ABC transporter permease, which produces MNNLLRLIGRRLIALPIMAIGVTLLVFFLMELSPLDPAWMALGDNASDPGQVKAFNVSHGYVIDDGSPTGKPIPVLVRYFNYLVALCHGDFGIYGVGTSHQVTDLIAPALPVTLQLTFLGLFIAVLISFPLGVLAAIYRDRWPDQVIRVLSVIFIGTPSFWLATMLVLWILGSFKGILPVSGPVPGFFDDFGGWLTRMLPPAIALATPVIGQMTRVVRTSVVEELDRDYVRTALGAGIPKPVVIGRNVLRNALITPVTVLGLRVGYLMGGAVVIEIIFNMRGMGRVLVDGITKSEVSIVQAAALVVALAFIVVNIIVDMLYLLINPRIRSV; this is translated from the coding sequence GTGAATAACCTGCTTCGACTCATCGGGCGGCGATTGATTGCCTTGCCAATTATGGCAATTGGGGTCACGCTGCTTGTATTCTTCCTGATGGAGCTGTCGCCTCTGGATCCTGCTTGGATGGCTTTGGGTGACAACGCTTCAGATCCTGGCCAAGTAAAGGCTTTCAATGTTTCCCACGGATACGTCATCGACGACGGAAGCCCTACTGGCAAACCTATTCCCGTGCTGGTGCGCTACTTTAACTACCTGGTCGCTCTGTGTCACGGTGACTTCGGTATTTACGGCGTGGGCACATCCCACCAGGTCACTGACCTGATTGCCCCGGCGCTGCCGGTGACTTTGCAGCTGACTTTCCTGGGCCTGTTTATCGCGGTGCTGATTTCTTTCCCGCTGGGCGTTTTGGCTGCTATCTATCGTGACCGTTGGCCTGACCAGGTCATTCGTGTTCTGTCGGTTATCTTTATCGGCACCCCCAGCTTCTGGCTGGCGACCATGCTGGTGCTGTGGATTCTCGGTTCTTTCAAAGGAATCCTGCCAGTTTCAGGGCCGGTCCCGGGATTCTTTGATGACTTTGGCGGGTGGTTGACCCGTATGTTACCCCCTGCAATAGCGCTGGCCACCCCGGTTATCGGTCAGATGACCAGGGTGGTGCGAACCTCGGTGGTCGAAGAACTCGATCGTGACTATGTGCGTACCGCGCTCGGCGCTGGAATCCCGAAACCCGTAGTCATCGGGCGCAACGTTTTGCGTAACGCTTTGATTACCCCGGTGACGGTCTTGGGCCTGCGGGTCGGCTATCTGATGGGCGGCGCGGTCGTTATCGAAATCATCTTTAACATGAGGGGTATGGGTCGCGTCCTCGTGGACGGCATCACCAAGAGTGAGGTTTCCATAGTCCAGGCTGCGGCCCTGGTGGTAGCTTTGGCGTTCATTGTGGTCAACATCATTGTGGACATGCTCTACCTGTTGATTAACCCCCGGATTAGGTCGGTGTAG